The following are from one region of the Nicotiana tabacum cultivar K326 chromosome 3, ASM71507v2, whole genome shotgun sequence genome:
- the LOC107795766 gene encoding uncharacterized protein LOC107795766 encodes MGGVTSSIAAKFAFFPPNPPSYTVVADDGHLSIPEVARRDEVDVLKLRTRRGNEIAAVHVKHPKASATMLYSHGNAADLGQMFELFVELSLRLRVNIIGYDYSGYGQSSGKPSECNTYADIDAVYKCLKEQYGVKDEQLILYGQSVGSGPTIDLASRVPNLRAVVLHSPILSGVRVLYPVKRTYWFDIYKNVDKICAVNCPVLVIHGTADEVVDCSHGKQLWELCKEKYEPLWINGGGHCNLELYPEYIKHLKKFVIGLGKPKPAANGSQKASTESDNQSKPAETVATDTFDLKTDPPEISRNSLDSRLEKTKKSNKPEKSRMSTDRVDRFRRRKGLVW; translated from the exons ATGGGGGGAGTGACTTCTTCTATCGCCGCTAAGTTCGCCTTCTTCCCACCAAATCCGCCGTCCTACACGGTGGTCGCCGACGACGGTCATCTCAGCATACCTGAGGTAGCGAGGAGGGATGAGGTAGACGTATTGAAACTTCGTACTCGCCGTGGAAATGAAATCGCGGCCGTTCATGTGAAGCATCCAAAGGCATCCGCTACTATGTTGTACTCTCATGGTAATGCGGCTGACTtgggtcagatgtttgaactctTTGTTGAATTGAGCCTCCGTCTACGTGTCAATATCATCGG GTATGATTACTCTGGATACGGACAGTCAAGTGGAAAG CCATCTGAATGTAATACGTACGCGGACATTGATGCAGTATATAAATGCCTAAAGGAGCAATATGGGGTCAAAGATGAACAGCTAATACTCTATGGTCAATCTGTCGGCAGTGGCCCAACCATTGATCTTGCATCACGAGTACCCAATTTACGAGCTGTTGTCTTACATAGTCCAATATTGTCCGGTGTAAGAGTTTTGTACCCTGTCAAGCGGACATATTGGTTTGACATTTACAAG AATGTTGACAAGATTTGTGCGGTGAATTGTCCTGTTCTGGTCATTCAT GGAACAGCTGATGAAGTTGTTGATTGCTCCCATGGAAAACAGCTGTGGGAGCTATGCAAGGAAAAATATGAACCTTTGTGGATAAATGGAGGTGGGCATTGCAATCTTGAACTTTACCCAGAGTACATCAAACATCTAAAGAAATTTGTTATTGGTCTTGGCAAACCAAAGCCTGCCGCTAATGGCTCCCAAAAAGCATCAACAGAGTCTGACAACCAGAGTAAACCTGCCGAAACTGTCGCCACAGACACATTTGACCTGAAAACTGATCCTCCTGAAATTTCAAGGAACAGTTTGGACAGTCGACTTGAAAAGACTAAGAAGTCAAACAAACCCGAGAAGTCTCGGATGAGCACAGATCGTGTTGACAGGTTCAGGAGAAGAAAGGGATTAGTGTGGTAA